The stretch of DNA CCGGATGCGGTGGTGGTCGGCCTGCCATTGAACATGGACGGCACCCCGAGCGAGATGTGCGTGCGCGCCGAGAAATTCGCCCGGCGCCTCAATGGCCGCTACAACCTGCCCTTCTATACCCATGACGAACGCCTGACCACCTTCGAGGCCAAGGGCGAACGCCTGGCCCGCGGCGGCCAGAAAGGCAGTTACCGCGACAACCCGGTCGACGCCATCGCCGCCGCCCTGCTGCTGCAAGGCTGGCTCGACGAAAACGCAGCGCTGTTGAACAACTGAAACGCCGAATCCTGAAGATGCGTGGTCAACCCCCGACCACGCGCCTCCTGGCCACAACACCAGCCGTAAGACCCTGCGCCTTGCTGCATGCAACCAGGCGCGGGCCCACGAAGGAGCAATCATGAGCCTGCCCAATCCCGCCGAACTGATCAGCCAGATGGCCGTGCGTCTCACCGCCCACCTGGAACAACGCGCCATCAGCGAGCCCCGCTATATCGGCATCCGTACCGGCGGCGTCTGGGTCGCCCAGGCCCTGCTCGCCGAACTGGGCAGCGACGCGCCGCTGGGCACCCTGGATGTGTCCTTCTACCGCGACGACTTCAGCCAGAACGGCCTGCATCCGCAAGTGCGCCCTTCCGAGCTGCCGTTCGAGATCGAGGGCCAGCACCTGATCCTGATCGACGACGTGCTGATGAGCGGCCGCACCATCCGCGCCGCCCTCAACGAGCTGTTCGACTACGGCCGCCCGGCCAGCGTGACCCTGGTCTGCCTGCTGGACCTGGACGCCGCCGAGCTGCCGATTCGTCCGAACGTGGTCGGCGCCACCCTGTCGCTGGCCGCCCACGAGCGGGTAAAATTGTCCGGTCCTGCGCCGCTTCAACTCGAGCTTCAAGACCTCGCCCTTTAATTCGCCCCTCTAAAGAGTCCATTGCGATGACGCCTCTAGACGCCAAGCGCCCGCTGCAGCTCAACGATCAGGGCCAGCTGCGCCACTTCCTCTCGCTCGACGGTCTGCGTCGCGAGCTGCTGACGGAAATCCTCGACACCGCCGACTCCTTCCTCGAAGTCGGCGCCCGGGCGGTGAAGAAAGTCCCTCTGCTGCGCGGCAAGACCGTGTGCAACGTGTTCTTCGAAAACTCCACCCGCACCCGCACCACCTTCGAACTGGCGGCCCAGCGCCTGTCGGCGGACGTGATCACGCTCAACGTGTCCACCTCCTCGGCCAGCAAGGGTGAAACCCTGCTCGACACCCTGCGCAACCTCGAAGCCATGGCCGCCGACATGTTCGTCGTGCGCCACGGCGACTCCGGCGCCGCGCACTTCATCGCCGAGCATGTGTGCCCGCAGGTGGCGATCATCAACGGCGGCGACGGCCGCCACGCCCACCCGACCCAGGGCATGCTCGACATGCTCACCATCCGTCGGCACAAGGGCGGTTTCGAAAACCTCTCGGTGGCCATCGTCGGCGACATCCTGCACTCGCGGGTGGCGCGCTCGAACATGCTGGCCCTGAGAACCCTGGGTTGCCCGGACATCCGCGTGATCGCGCCCAAGACCCTGCTGCCGATCGGCATCGAGCAATACGGGGTGAAGGTTTACACCGACATGGCCGAAGGCCTGAAAGACGTCGACGTGGTGATCATGCTGCGCCTGCAGCGTGAGCGCATGCAGGGCGGCCTGCTGCCGAGCGAGGGCGAGTTCTACCGCCTGTTCGGCCTGACCACCGCGCGCCTGGCCGGCGCCAAGCCGGACGCCATCGTCATGCACCCGGGCCCGATCAACCGCGGCGTGGAGATCGAATCGGCGGTGGCCGACGGTCCGCACTCGGTGATCCTCAACCAGGTGACCTACGGCATCGCGGTACGCATGGCCGTACTGTCCATGGCCATGAGCGGGCAGACCGCCCAGCGACAATTCGAGCAGGAGAACGCCCAGTGAAGCTCAGCATTCTCGGCGCCCGTGTCATCGATCCAAGCAGCGGCCTGGATCAAGTCAGCGATATCCATCTGGAAGCCGGCAAGATCGTCGCCATCGGCGCCGCGCCCGCCGGTTTCAGCGCGGTTGAAAGCCTCGACGCCAAGGGCCTGGTGGCCGCGCCCGGGCTGGTGGACCTGAACGTCTCCCTGCGCGAGCCGGGCTACAGCCGCAAAGGCACCATCGCCAGCGAAACCCGCGCCGCCGCGGCCGGTGGCGTCACCAGCCTGTGCTGCCCGCCGCGCACCAAGCCGGTGCTGGACACCTCGGCGGTGGCCGAGCTGATCCTCGATCGCGCCCGCGAGGCCGGCAACACCAAGGTGTTCCCGATCGGCGCCCTGAGCAAAGGCCTGGACGGCGAACAGCTGGCCGAGCTGATCGCCCTGCGCGACGCCGGTTGCGTGGCCTTCGGCAACGGCCTGGAGGGCTTTCGCAGCACCCGTACGCTGTGCCGGGCGCTGGAGTACGCGGCGACCTTCGACCTGACGGTGATTTTCCACTCCCAGGACCGCGACCTGGCCGAAGGCGGCCTGGCCCACGAAGGCGCCACCGCCAGCTTCCTCGGCCTGCCGGGCATTCCGGAAACCGCGGAAACCGTGGCCCTGGCCCGTGACCTGCTGCTGGTGGAGCAAAGCGGCGTGCGCGCCCACTTCAGCCAGCTGACCAGCGCCCGGGGCGTGGCCCTGATCGCCCAGGCCCAGGCCCGTGGCCTGCCGGTGACCGCCGACGTGGCCCTGTACCAGCTGATCCTCACCGACGACGCGCTGATCGACTTCTCCAGCCTCTATCACGTCCAGCCGCCGCTGCGCTCGCGCGCCGACCGCGAAGGCCTGCGCGAGGCCGTGAAGTCCGGGGTGGTCCAGGCCATCTCCAGCCATCACCAGCCCCACGAACGCGACGCCAAGCTGGCGCCTTTCGGCGCCACCGAGCCGGGCATCAGCAGCGTCGAGCTGCTGCTGCCGCTGGCCATGACCCTGGTGGAAGACGGTCTGCTCGACTTGTCGACCCTGCTGGCCCGCCTGAGCAGCGGCCCGGCCGACGCCCTGCGCCTGCCAGCCGGCAAGCTGGCGGTGGGCGCTCCGGCGGACCTGGTGCTGTTCGACCCGAGCACGTCCACGGTGGCTGGCGAACACTGGTTGTCGAAAGGCGAGAACTGCCCGTTCCTCGGCCATAGCCTGCCGGGCGTGGTGCGTTACACCCTGGTGGATGGACGGATCAGCCACAAGGGCTGAGTCCTGCGGCACCTGTTATCGCGGACAAGTCGGATCGCCGCCCGCTCGCTCCTACAGATAAAACATCCGTAGGAGCGGGGCTTGCCCGCGATGACGCTCTCGATACTTAACGCCGCTGCGCGTTACGCAACGACACCTGGTCGTTCAGCGTCCAGAAGTCATACAAGACCCCCAGAAAGAACACCCCGCCAGTCAGCAGGTACAGCAGGCCGCTGATCCATTTGCCCTGATACATGCGGTGCACGCCGAAGATCCCGAGAAAGGTCAGGAGGATCCAGGCGACGCTGTATTCGATGGGTCCCGGGGTAAAACGCAGGTCGGCCTCACGGTCCATGGCCGGGATCAGGAACAGGTCGATCAGCCAGCCGATGCCCAGCAAGCCCAGGGTGAAAAACCAGATGGTTCCGGTAACTGGCTTGCCGTAATAGAAGCGGTGGGAGCCGGTAAAACCGAAAATCCACAACAGGTAACCGATCACCTTGCTGTGGGTGTCATGGGTCGAACCGTCCGGGCGATAGGTGTTCATTGAGTACCTCGTTCCACGCAATAGATAAATTTTCTTTAATTCTTTGTGACTTTTTTACAGGCAGCCGACGTGTGGCAAATGTTAAGGTCGCTGCCATGAAACCCTTGTACTGCCTGACTTCTGTCGGACAATTGCGTCAATTTGCCGCCTCTTCAGCGAATTTGACCTCCAGGTTGAATCGACCAACGGCCTGAGAAGTGACAAAAAAGCTGTTATAAAGTTGCGCGCTAACCCATATGAGCCTTGCCTAATGCGTCCATTTTTCAAGACATGGCTAACCATTTGCCTATTGATGCCACTGGCTGCCCACGCCACCAATCGTGAGCAACGTCTTCCCAACGTGAACGGCTTCACTCCAAAAGCCCACGTCACCCAAATCAGCAAGAACAGCTCCAAGAACAAGCTGTCGGTCAAACGCCCGACTCACCTGAGCAGCGTCAGCAGCAAGCCGGTACCGCAGATGGCGGCCAAGCAGAGCAGCACCGTGCTCAGCCGTGCCGTCAACGTACTGGGTACTCCTTACCGTTGGGGCGGCAGCAGCCCAAGTAAAGGCTTCGACTGCAGCGGCCTGGTGAAATACGCCTTCAACGACGTCGCCGCCGTCGATCTGCCGCGCACCTCGAACGCCATGGCCAGCGGTCACGGGCAGAAAGTCGAGCGCAAGGACCTCAAGCCTGGCGACCTGCTGTTCTTCAACCTCAAGAGCCGCCGGGTCAACCACGTCGCCATCTACCTGGGCAACGATCGCTTCATCCACGCGCCGCGCCGCGGCAAGTCGGTGACCATCGATACCCTGAAGAAGCCGTACTGGGACAAGAACTACGTAGTGGCCAAGCGGGTCCTGCCAAAAGAGCAGAACACCCTGCGCATCGTTCAGCGCTGATCGCCCTCCCTGATCGCGAGTCATCGAGCCACCACGCTCGATGGCTCGCGATTGCATTTGCCGCCCCGATACCTCTTCAAATACTGTCCGGCGCCCGCGCCTTTTCCCGGGCGTGCTCCCGGCTGACCAGCCCCGCATCCACCAGCGCCTTCAGGCTCATGTCCAGGGTCTGCATCCCCAGTGCCCCGCCGGTCTGGATCGCCGAGTACATCTGCGCCACCTTGTCCTCGCGGATCAGGTTACGGATCGCCGCGCTGCCCAGCATGATCTCGTGAGCCGCTACCCGGCCTCCACCGATACGCTTCACCAGCGTCTGGGAAACCACCGCCTGCAGCGACTCCGAGAGCATGGAGCGAACCATCGCCTTCTCCTCGGCCGGAAACACGTCCACCACCCGGTCCACAGTTTTCGCCGCCGACGTGGTGTGCAGGGTGCCGAACACCAGATGCCCGGTCTCCGCGGCGGTCAGCGCCAGGCGGATGGTTTCCAGATCGCGCATTTCCCCCACCAGAATCACATCCGGGTCTTCGCGCAGGGCCGAGCGCAGGGCCGTGGAGAAGCTGCGGGTGTCGCGATGCACCTCGCGCTGGTTGATCAGGCACTTCTTCGATTCGTGGATGAACTCGATGGGGTCCTCGATGGTGAGGATGTGCTGGTGCCGGCTCTGGTTCAGGTGATCGATCATCGCCGCCAGGGTGGTCGACTTGCCCGAACCGGTCGGCCCGGTCACCAGCACCAGGCCGCGGGGCACTTCGCTGATGCGCCGAAAGACCTCACCCATGCCCAGCTCGTCCAGGCCCGGCACCTTGGCCGCAATGCTGCGAAAGACCGCGCCACCGCCACGCTGATGGTTGAAGGCATTGACCCGAAAGCGCGCCAGGCCCGGCACCGCGAAGGAAAAGTCGATCTCCAGCGCGGCCTTGAACTCGGCCCGTTGCGGATCAGTCATGCTGGCCAGGATCAGCTCATGCACCTGTTGCGCCTCCAGCACCGGCAGGTTGATCCGGCGAATATCGCCGTCGATGCGAATCATCGGCGGCAAACCGGCCGAGAGGTGCAGGTCCGAAGCGCCCTGTTTGACGCTGAAGGCCAGCAACTCAGTGATATCCATAGCGTTCCCCAATTCCAGTAGAATGCCGCGAACCCAAGACCCGCTGGCGTACATCGAATGTCCACGATAGCAGACAACATCGCCCTGGTTAGCGCACGGATCCGTGCCGCGGCGCAGGCCTCGCAACGTGACGAAAGCAGCATCCATCTGCTGGCCGTGAGCAAGACCAAGCCCGCCGCGGCGCTGCGTGAAGCCTACGCGGCCGGTCTGCGCGACTTCGGCGAGAACTACCTGCAAGAAGCCCTGGGCAAACAGGCGGAACTTGGCGACCTGCCCTTGAGTTGGCACTTCATCGGCCCCATTCAGTCGAACAAGACGCGAGCTATCGCCGAGAACTTCGCCTGGGTGCATTCCGTGGATCGCTTGAAAATCGCTCAACGCCTGTCCGAGCAACGCCCGGCCGACTTGCCGCCGTTGAACATCTGCATTCAGGTCAATGTCAGTGGCGAGGCCAGCAAGTCTGGCTGTACGCCGGCCGACCTGCCGGCCCTGGCCAGCGCCATCAGCGCCTTGCCGCGCCTGAAACTGCGCGGGCTGATGGCGATTCCCGAGCCGACTGAAGATCGTGCCGCCCAGGACGCTGCCTTCGCGGCCGTGCGCAGCCTGAACGAAAACCTGCGCGAAAGCCTGGACCTGCCAACCGACACACTTTCCATGGGCATGAGCCACGACCTCGAAGCGGCCATTGCCCAAGGCGCCACCTGGGTACGTATCGGTACCGCCCTGTTTGGTGCCCGCGATTATGGCCAGCCATGACTGTGGCGGCCTCACCTCTGAATAAGGACCTGTCATGAGCAAGACTCGTATCGCCTTTATCGGCGCCGGCAACATGGCTGCCAGCTTGATCGGCGGCCTGCGCGCCAAGGGCCTGGACGCCAGCCAGATCCGCGCCAGCGACCCGGGTGCCGAAACCCGCGCCAAGGTCCAGGCCGAGCACGGAATTGAACTGTTCGCCGACAACGCCGAAGCCATCGACGGCGTCGACGTGGTGGTGCTGGCGGTCAAGCCACAGGCCATGAAGGCCGTGTGCGAAGCCCTGCGCCCCAGCCTGAAACCGCACCAGTTGATCGTGTCCATCGCCGCCGGCATCACCTGCGCCAGCATGAACAAGTGGCTCGGCGAGCAGCCGATCGTGCGCTGCATGCCCAACACCCCGGCCCTGCTGCGCCAGGGCGCCAGCGGCCTGTACGCCACCGCCGCGGTGAGCGCGGCGCAACGCCAGCAGGCCGAAGAACTGCTGTCGGCCGTGGGCATCGTCCTGTGGCTGGAACAGGAGCAGCAACTGGACGCGGTGACCGCGGTGTCCGGCAGCGGCCCGGCGTATTTCTTCCTGCTGATCGAAGCCATGACCGCCGCCGGCGAGAAACTCGGTCTGCCACGGGAAACCGCCCGCCAACTGACCCTGCAAACCGCGCTGGGCGCGGCGCACATGGCGGTGTCCAGCGACGTGGACGCGGCTGAACTGCGCCGCCGCGTGACCTCGCCGGCCGGGACCACGGAAGCCGCGATCAAGTCGTTCCAGGCCAGTGGCTTCGAAGCCCTGGTGGAAAAAGCATTGGGTGCCGCCGCGCACCGCTCGGCCGAGATGGCCGAACAACTGGGCCAATAAGGAGCCAATGATGATTGGATTGAACACTGCGGCGGTGTACGTGCTGCAAACCCTGGGCAGCCTGTACCTGCTGATCGTGCTGCTGCGCTTCGTGCTGCAACTGGTACGCGCCGACTTCTACAACCCGCTGTGCCAGTTCGCCGTGCGCGCCACCCAGCCGCTGCTCAAGCCGATGCGCCGGGTCATCCCGAGCCTGTTCGGCCTGGACATGTCGTCGCTGATCCTGGCGATCGTCGTGCAACTGCTGCTGATGGCCCTGACCCTGCTGCTGACCTACGGCACCACCGGCAACCCGCTGCAACTGCTGATCTGGTCGATCATTGGTGTGACCGCACTGTTCATGAAGATTTTCTTCTTCGCCCTGATCATCAGCGTGATCCTTTCCTGGGTCGCCCCGGGCAGCCATAACCCGGGCGCCGAGCTGGTCAACCAGATCTGCGAGCCGGCCCTGGCGCCGTTCCGTCGCATCCTGCCGAGCATGGGCGGCCTGGATATCTCGCCGATCCTGGCGTTCATGGTGCTCAAGCTGATCGACATGCTGGTGATCAACAACCTGGCGGCCATGACCATGATGCCGGAAATCCTGCGTCTGCTGATCTGACCCGGCCTCTGTGATGAGTTACTTTCGCTGGGACGGCGACGATCTGATCCTGGAGTGCCACCTGCAACCTGCGGCCCGTAGCGATGATTTCGCCGGGCTGCATGGCGAGCGCCTGAAGATCCGCCTCACCGCGCCGCCGGTGGAGGGCAAGGCCAACGCCTATCTGATGGCGTTCCTGGCCAAGGCGTTCGGCGTGTCCAAGAGCCAGGTCAGCCTGATCAGCGGCGAGCTGAACCGGCAGAAACGGGTGCGGATCAACGCGCCGAAGAAACTGCCGGACCTGCCGGAATTACAGCGTCCATCCTGATCACTCTCTGTAGCCGCTGCCGTAGGCTGCGATAAGGGCCGAAGGCCCTTCGAGGCCCTCAAGAGCACGTCTCCTGTGGAGCCGATCGCAGCCTGCGGCAGCGGCTACAAGGTTCGTCACAAGTCGCGGGAGAATCAGCCCCGGCCTTTGCTTGCCGCTGGGGGCAGCGGTCTTTAGACTTACGCCTCATTTAAACGAGAGCAGGGTCGATGCCAACTGCCTTTCCCGCCGATTCCGTTGGTCTGGTGACGCCGCAAGTGGCGCATTTCAGCGAGCCCCTGGCCCTGGCCTGCGGCCGCTCCCTGCCAGCCTATGATCTGATCTACGAGACCTACGGCCAGCTGAACGCCACGGCGAGCAATGCCGTGCTGATCTGCCACGCCCTGTCCGGCCATCACCACGCCGCCGGCTACCACAGCCCCGACGACCGCAAACCGGGCTGGTGGGACAGCTGCATCGGCCCGGGCAAGCCGATCGACACCAACAAGTTCTTCGTCGTCAGCCTGAACAACCTCGGCGGCTGCAACGGCTCCACCGGCCCTAGCAGCGTCAACCCGGACACCGGCAAGCCGTTCGGCGCCGATTTCCCGGTGCTGACCGTGGAAGACTGGGTGCACAGCCAGGCGCGCCTGGCCGACCGCATCGGCATCCCGCAGTGGGCCGCTGTGATCGGCGGCAGCCTGGGCGGCATGCAGGCCCTGCAATGGACCATCACCTACCCGGACCGGGTGCGCCATTGCCTGGCCATCGCTTCGGCGCCCAAGCTGTCGGCGCAGAACATCGCCTTCAACGAAGTGGCGCGCCAGGCCATCCTCACCGACCCCGAATTCCACGGCGGTTCGTTCCAGGAACAGGGCGTGATCCCCAAGCGCGGGCTGATGCTGGCGCGGATGGTCGGGCACATCACCTACCTGTCCGACGACTCCATGGGCGAGAAATTCGGCCGTGGCCTGAAGAGCGAAAAGCTCAACTACGACTTCCACAGCGTCGAGTTCCAGGTCGAAAGCTACCTGCGTTATCAGGGCGAGGAGTTCTCCGGGCGGTTCGACGCCAACACCTACCTACTGATGACCAAGGCCCTGGATTACTTCGATCCGGCGGCGAACTTCGACGATAACCTGGCGAAAACCTTCGAAGGCGCCAAGGCCAAGTTCTGCGTGATGTCCTTCACCACCGACTGGCGCTTCTCCCCGGCCCGCTCGCGGGAGCTGGTGGATGCCCTGATGGCCGCGCGCAAGGACGTCAGCTACCTGGAAATCGATGCCCCACAGGGCCACGACGCCTTTCTGATTCCGATCCCGCGTTACCTGCAGGCGTTCGGCAACTACATGAACCGTATAACGCTGTGAGGACGCCATGAGAGCCGATCTGGAAATCATCCAAGAATGGATCCCCGCCGGCAGCCGCGTGCTCGACCTCGGTTGCGGCAATGGCGAACTGCTGAGCTGGCTGCGCGATCACAAGCAAGTCACCGGCTACGGCCTGGAAAACGACCCGGACAACATCGCCGAGTGCGTGGCCAAGGGCATCAACGTCATCGAGCAGGACCTGGACAAGGGCCTGGGCAACTTCGCCAGCAACAGCTTCGACATCGTGGTCATGACCCAGGCCCTGCAGGCCGTGCACTACCCGGACCGGATCCTCGACGAAATGCTGCGGGTCGGCCGCCAGTGCATCATCACCTTCCCCAACTTCGGCCACTGGCGCTGCCGCTGGTACCTGGCCAGCAAGGGGCGGATGCCGGTCTCCGAATTCCTGCCGTACACCTGGTACAACACGCCGAACATTCACTTCTGCACGTTCGAGGACTTTGAAGAGCTTTGCCGCGAACGTGAAGCCAAGGTCATCGATCGCCTTGCGGTGGATCAACAGCACCGGCACGGGTGGGCCAGTAAGCTATGGCCTAATCTGTTAGGTGAGATCGGCATCTACCGCGTCAGCAGCCCCGGCCTGCAGGATCACCAGATCGCGGTATAAACCAGGTTCAAAAGGAGAACGATCATGGGTCGCTTGGTTACTTTTCTATTGGCAGCGTGCCTGAGCGCATCGGCGATGGCCGCCGAGCCCATCAAGGGCGAGCGCCAGGAAGTGTTCGGTGACGTGACCGTGCACTACAACACCTTCAACTCCACCTTCCTGCAACCGGATATCGCCAAGGCCGCGGAGCTGGTGCGCAGCAAGAACCAGGGCGTGATCAACGTTTCCGTGCTCAAGGCCGGCAAACCGCTGGTCGCCCAGGTCACCGGGACCGTCAAGGACCTGACCAGCCAGTCGGTGCCGCTGAAATTCAAGCAGGTCACCGAACAGGGCGCGATCTACTACATCGCCCAGTACCCGGTGGAACAGCAGGAAACCCGCACCTTCGAAATCAAGGTGCAGACCGGTGACGCGATCAACACCATCAACTTCAACCAAGAGCTTTTCCCCGGCGAATGATGACTTTTACCCAACTTGTACTGGCCAGCCATAACGCCGGCAAGCTCAAGGAACTCCAGGCCATGCTCGGCGACTCGGTGCACCTGCGCTCGATCGGCGAGTTCAGCAGCGTCGAACCGGAAGAAACCGGCCTGTCGTTCGTCGAGAACGCCATCCTCAAGGCCCGCAACGCTTCGCGCATTTCCGGCCTGCCGGCGCTGGCGGACGATTCCGGCCTGGCGGTGGACTTCCTCGGCGGCGCGCCAGGCATCTACTCGGCGCGTTACGCCGACGGCCAGGGCGACGCGGCGAACAACGCCAAGCTGCTGGACGCCCTGAAGGACGTTCCCGAGGCCGAGCGCGGCGCGCAGTTCGTCTGTGTGCTGGCGCTGGTGCGGCATGCCGAGGATCCACTGCCGATCCTCTGCGAAGGCCTGTGGCACGGGCGCATCCTCACGGCCGCCAGCGGCGAACACGGTTTCGGCTACGACCCGCTGTTCTGGGTGCCGGAGCGCAACTGCTCCAGCGCCGAGCTGGACCCGATCCAAAAGAACCAACTCAGCCATCGCGCCCGCGCCATGGCCATTCTGCGGCAACGCCTGAGCCTGCAATGACCATTGATTCGTCCGCGCCACCGCTGATTCTCGGCGGTGCGCAAACGCCCCGGGCGGCCCTGCCCCAGCTGCCGCCCCTGGCGCTGTACATCCACATCCCGTGGTGTGTACGCAAATGCCCTTACTGCGACTTCAACTCCCACGCCGCCAGCCCGGTGCTGCCGGAAGAAGAGTACGTCGACGCCCTGCTGGCCGACCTCGACCAGGACCTGTCCGCCGTCTACGGCCGCGAGCTGAGTTCGATCTTCTTCGGCGGCGGTACGCCGAGCCTGTTCAGCGCCCAGGCCCTGGGCCGGTTGCTCAAAGGCGTGGAGCAACGCATCCCGTTCGCCCGCGACATCGAGATCACCCTGGAAGCCAACCCCGGGACCTTCGAACAGGAGAAGTTCACCGCCTATCGCGCCCTGGGCATCAATCGCCTGTCGATCGGCATCCAGAGCTTCCAGGAAGACAAGCTCAAGGCCCTGGGCCGCATCCACAATGGCGACGAAGCCGTGCGCGCCGCCGGCATGGCGCGCCAGGCCGGGTTCGACAACTTCAACCTGGACCTGATGCACGGCCTGCCCGACCAGTCCCTGGACGACGCCCTGGGCGACCTGCGCCAGGCCATCGCCATGAAGCCGACCCACCTGTCCTGGTACCAGCTGACCCTGGAACCCAATACGGTGTTCTGGAACCAGCCGCCGACGCTGCCGGAAGACGACACCCTGTGGGACATCCAGGAAGCCGGCCAGGCGCTTTTGGCCGAGCATGGCTACGTCCAGTACGAAGTCTCGGCCTATGCCCAGCCCGGCCGGGCAGCCCGGCACAACCTCAATTACTGGAGCTTCGGCGACTTCATTGGCATCGGCGCCGGGGCACACGGCAAGCTCAGCCATCCGGACGGGCGCATCGTGCGCACCTGGAAGACCCGCCTGCCCAAGGACTACCTCAACCCGACGAAAAACTTCAAGGCCGGCGAGAAGGACCTGAGCAACGAAGAGCTGCCGTTCGAGTTTCTGATGAACGCCCTGCGCCTGACCGAAGGCGTCGAGGCGCGGCTGTATCCGGAGCGTACCGGGCTGCCCCTGGAAAGCCTCGCCGAAGGTCGCCGCGACGCCGAACAAAGCGGCCTGTTGCAGGTCGAACCGTCACGCCTGGCCGCCACCCCGCGCGGCCAGCTGTTCCTCAATGACTTGCTGCAGAAATTTCTGAGCTGATTTCAGCCCTAAGGGAAAACGAATGGATTTGATACTCGACCTGCTCGCTACCGTGTCCCGCTGGAGTCGCAGCAACCTTTCAGAAATCTCCCTGGCCCTCGTCGGCTGCCTGTTGGTGCTGTTCGGCGCCGATATCAAGGGCTGGGTCGAAGCACGCCTGGGCGGCCTCGCCGGCGCCCTGCGCGTACCGATGATGGCGCTGCTGTGCATGATCGGCAGCGGTGCCGCACTGATCTACGCCACGCCGTGGATCGTCCGCGGCCTGAGCCAGTTCAACAACTACAGCCTGGCGCCGGTGCTGTTGGTTGTCCTGATACTCATTGGGGTCGTCGCCGATCGTCGCTGAGCCGAAAACAACCCAAAATGAATATGGACGCCATGCTTCCCGCCCACAGGGGTCATCTATTTAACGCTGGATTTGACCTCATGGCGGATCATCGCGCTGAGCCCGTAATAGTCCTGGCAGCCCAGCGCTTCAGCGTTATCCAGATACACAATGCTCTGACTGTCGTGCCGGTCGCTGGCGTTTACCCGTGTCAGCGCAAGAATGTAATTGGCTTCAGCCCGATATTGTTCTTCTGACAACATCAACGCGACAGCGCGGGCGCGCATGGCCGCCGCCACACCTTGCTGCGTTTGCGGCGCCCTTTCGTCCAGGAAACACAGGGAGCGCTTGGCCTGAAGCGGATAATCGCCAGCATGAGCGTCGGATTTGCTCAACAACTGTTCCAGCGACCGCAGGAATTTCAAATGATCGGCGTTGTGCAAATCAGACCGTTCATAGGCTTTGTCGCACAAATGGTAGTAACCCACCGCGGCAGCCAGTAACCCTTGATCCATGGCTTTCTGGTACAGGCCGCAAGTCTCCAGGCGGGTTCGCTCAGAGAACATCGGATTGTCCTGCAGACTGGCCAGCATGTACGTTGCCAGCGTGTGTCCGCCATCCGATGCGTGCTTCAAATTATCGGCAAGCGCTTCAATATCGCCCTCTGCAACGCGCAATTGCTCCGGGGTGTATTCGAGCGTTTCCCCGGCGGCCTCTCGCCTGATGCGCTCATTGGCTTCCCGCTCGATCTTTACCGCCGTTCTCTGCGCACTTGCAAAGTATTCCTCAGGGGTGACTACCCGTTCGCAGGCTGCGCAAAACAATAAACCCAGAACCAGCGTACAGGCGAAAATGGC from Pseudomonas chlororaphis subsp. chlororaphis encodes:
- a CDS encoding DUF3392 domain-containing protein — encoded protein: MDLILDLLATVSRWSRSNLSEISLALVGCLLVLFGADIKGWVEARLGGLAGALRVPMMALLCMIGSGAALIYATPWIVRGLSQFNNYSLAPVLLVVLILIGVVADRR